The genomic region CATAAGCTTTGTTTCCTTTTTGTAACCTCGtattgtataatatatatatgatttccaAATTCAagcataaattatttaaaaaataaaagtaaaaaaaattaagtattaactCCTATGAATTTCTAAATCGTATAATTGAAAATGTGGAATTAGGAATATAGTGTGCGAGAATCATTTGCCTTAACAATGTCTCATATTGATAAGAAATTGGCTCGTAATTAATGAAGGCTTACTTTTCGGATTTGGTGGTTGGCTACTTGAAATTTGTTCACTAGAAGTTGTAAGggtgtaaaaaaaaattctaaaccGAAGTGAACCAAATGAAAAAACTGAATCTTTtcgatttatttaatttttcgatttaatcaattttcatattcaatttaattggtttattcgGTCAACTTTtggttttaacattttaaactgaataaaccaaataagcCATAACCTATATGGCCAAAAGCTCATAAACGATTTATATacctaaactcaaatttaaaccttaaacccaaaTACTagttaaaacttaataaatctaaacccattaaagtttaaaatcaatacccattaatatttaaaacccaaattgatcatttaattttttataatattattttaattttattatttaacatataaaaaaccCAATTTGATATATAGCTTCAAGAACAATAGAAGACATGAAAATAATATGTTGGGCATgtaagaatataaatatttttgagttcattaaaattgtttgatatgatttctgatattttataatgaatttgaaataaaatttaaaagcaatACGATatactaaaataagaaaaaagacaattatgtgaagaaaaataaagaaaataaaattattagttcctcaattagatttttttttcaactgaAAAAAGCTAAAACTGAAAAACCCAGCAGAAAATTTTCTATTCGATTTAGCTCcttgatttatttgatttatataaataatacaatttattcaatttttttatataaaaaaataaagctgACCGAATGCTCATCCTGACATTCACCAAGAATTTTtaacttgaaaaataataaataaataaaagtgctGGTAAGTGGTAAGGATAGAGAAAActaatctataattaaatatattcttGAAGTCAGCAATGAGTTCATGGATTCTTTAACAGATCTAAACAACCCCCAAAGTCAACACTTAATCACAGCTTCCAATTGAGATTCAATTTCGGAAACTTGAAGATCTGAGTTGGAAAACTGGGAATCCAGATTTTCAACCCAACACCAACATTTCACGAGCCCTTATATTACGGAAACTGCATCCAGGCTCAATGGCATATCTAATTCTTTTGAAAAGTTATATTTCTGATTATATGTCAGAcattaatgttaaataaaaatatatcaagaaaaataaagaatcgAAACAAGCATATTTATTTGTCAAAGCCTCCTCACAATAGTAGGAAGTAAAGTTTCTGTGGTACAGGGATTAGATTGATCACTCTTACACATGAATGTTTTTCCCCAACTCTTATACATAATCTGAATGCAAAGATTAGAACCTAAATGAAACGACCTCTCACATGGGTCTATTACTGTAAATCCTGTGCAATTAAATTGTCTATAACCAACATCCCCACACCCCCACTATCAAATGATGAAAAACAAGATTAACTGGGGTTAAATCTTAATTGATTGCCTCCTAATTATAACGCTTGAAAATAATgagggaaaaaaaattgaaactacgCACCGTAAATCATGAGCATGGTAAAGCTGGCACATGATGTTGGGTTGTGATAACCGAACTCCTTTGCTCTTTACGTACCATTGCACATCAGATGCCACcataaatgagaaaaaaataagtattgcGATGTACAGTGTCAAAACAAGGCTCTGAAGTTATCGCCTCCGCTGCCACCAATCTGGAACTTTCAACCTTCTACTCCTGTGTATAGCAAGTTGGGCCCGAGGAAGCTTGCGCTTTACCTGTCTCCATAACATATTGACGCCATCTTCCTTCTTTGGAGGGTACTGGAATTCGAAATGATGTGAAATATTCTTAAGTTGCTTCCACATTTCAACCCATCGATCCTTGGGAAACTGACGCAACTGATTGACCAAATAACCTGGTTCTAATGCCTCTTTCATAGAAAAGAATATTGAGAATTCAGAGTAGTCAATTTCATCCTCATAGGGAAGCTCAATCTTATCACTGACAATCACTGGAACACAATGGCTCACAATAGCATCAAATAGTCGGCAAGATGAAGGGGTGTCACCTGCAGGATGCAGACAGAACTTCGAAGAACGCATCCCCTCCGTAGACTAACACACAAGAATGTGAAGAAATAAGATAGCATATTTTTAGCACAAAAATCTATTAGAAAAATGCAAAGTTACTCCAAAAACCCTGCAGCTTGAAAATGTGAATATTTGGTTCCAGATTTTGAATACGCTTGGAAGGATTAGTAACcataatatagtaaaatagtTTCCATTTAATAGGCTTTCAACACAAAATAGTCTGAAACTACGTGCCAAAAGTGCCTTATCACATCGAAGCATCCGAAGAAAAAAGTACAAATAGAAGGCATGGTAACTAAAATTAGCACACATGATTTCTGAAAATTCACCATAACATGTATTGACAAGCAAGTCTGTTTCTTTTGACTACCAAAAATATGCAATTTGGAAACTGGGATTATCACTTCATTATTTAAATGAGAAAATAGTATACTTCCTAGGGCCAAGGTAAGCAGCATACCATTATAATGTTTTTTGGAGTCGCAACACTCTTCTCATAATGAACATCATCAATACCAGACAAGATTTTTGCCAGTTTGATTCGAATTTTGCCTTGCTGCAACAGAAATGGTCAAGTTAAGTagcattttcaaattcaaaatagttCCATCAGAGgaatatttgtgttttaaaaactaTCATACATCTTTCCTGACAGTATTTCCCCGGAagaaaagaagtgtagttcgaGACTCATATGGGTCGAGAGCGTCATCATCTGTGAAGGAATCCACAACATGCACATACGGTGCAACCACATCTTTGCTTAAACTTGACATGGTTTTAGGATAGCGGCCAAAATCTACAACAATAAGGATTGATGCATTCAACTCTTGTCGAAGAAATCTGAAAGCATTTGGATGTGTCATGGGAATTACATGATCTCTGCCTCCAGATCTTTGATAGTACTTGGATTTTTGCAAGAATTCAAGTAACTCAACCTGAAATAAGAGATCAATTCCACTGTAATCAATAGATGTCAACTCCAGAAAACtgaaatatcatataatattagCTGCGAAGGCCATAGAGTTGGGTAAAAACACAAAGCAAACACTACAAACTAAACACTACAAACTAGAGAAAGTCATCAGCAGCAGAATGGGAAAAAGTAGCTTTTTTCATATCCTTTGCATTGCACAACAGAGTACTAACAAGTGAAGCATGAAATTATTTGCGACAACCTGTGCAAGGTCCTAATCAATGATCGCTACTTGCTAGCATAGAGTAAAAGAGAGCATATAATGTTgctttaaaagataataatgaAAGAGAAACAATAAAACTTTACCTTACACTCTTCAAAATTATATCAGGAAGCATGTATGGATTCTCCTTTCTCTAGAAATCATTACAGTAAAAAATAGAATTGGAACCATTGACTAGGGATTAGATGCATCATGATGAAAAGATTAGTTACTATGTCTAAACATGTCTGAAAGCTGCTTCattaatcaaattgaaaaaacatATATCACAGTTTATCTCCCACAATGGTTCCTAAAcatcatttccttttcttataatCATTTATTGGTAAATGTACCTCTAATCCTTAACACGAGTCCCTTTTATGATAAGGAAATGTGAAACAGAATAAAGTGCAATTAatgaattgtttttgtttttgattcaGTAGATGTAATTCTCATAAACCAGAAAGCCAAAATCTCATATCTTCGTGGAATTCAATATCAGTGAAGTGCTTCAAGTTGAAActaaaacaaatacaaaatgtAGCTTAATGAGCTTATTTTATGTAGTTTTAGTATCAAAATAACTAGAATCTAACTCCCTACTCTGGTTTTATCCTTTCACAAAGCAATCGCCAAACAACACAAGAACCATAgttgatagaaattaaatagCTTGAATTGAAACATCAACATTTACAGTACCTGTAATCGGCGATCAACCTCCGTCTCAGGATCCGTCATGTTATGGCCGTGTGTATTAAAACTCAACGAGGAAAAAAAAGGCACAAAAAAGGCCTCCGCGGATTCGGGATCCGAAACCCTAACCGCTTCCCTGTCTTCATTGCCGTTGCCGCCATAAAGAAGCGATGCCATCAGCCAATACTCCACACTGTGCTGCTTCTTTATCCCGGAGTTGGAGGGCCAGGGAGGGAGATTATCCGCCGTAACGGGAGCCGGTCCCTCGAAGCTCCGACGATCCATCATGCCGACGTGGAATTTCCTAGGGAGATCGTACATGTAAACGCGGAGAGGGGGGCCGGAAGCACAGAGTGAGCGTGGAACCTGGGGTGACTGAAGTAAGGGGAAGAAGTATGATCTGAGATCAACGGTGCCGACATAGATTGAACATGAAATCAGGAAGAGAATGACGAATGATAAACAGATTGCGGCTTTACCGTACattgttttttttctgaaaGATAAGAGTTTTGGAAGAATGAGATCTCCTTTGGTTCGTTGCTCACTGATATTTTAACTGTGCTTGGATCTCCGAAGACAAAAAGACTTCAACTTCCTTTTATCCACTTTTGAAGCAAaccaaaagagaaagaaattatTTACAGTACCGTTGTAAGCTGTAAGTTCAAGGAAACGCCAATTTCGTGCTCCAAGTTAGCTGGAAAATACGAATTATTCCCTGTTTTttcgttattttctttttggtttgtTCAATAAACCACTATGTTATGCTTAAAATAAACGATTTCTTTTAGGTAAATGGAGACTTGTGCTGAAAATTCCCTTTAAAAGTAGATctaataaatgtaaataaatattgtaattttaaatatatgtttgtaATATTAACTCACAAAAGGTGtgtttttaatgttaaaggaCATCTATCTACCTATCAAGGTTGATTCGGATATTCTCAACTAAACTTCCAACATAAATATTGAGGTCAGGCTTCTTTAGCAaaagaaatatgattttttattattaaaaattattaacattaaattgattttaatactAATGGTgtataaaaaccctaaaaattccTCCTCCTTCTTTTTACAAGTGATTTGCTTCTTCACTCTTATTTTGCTCACAGTGGTGTTAAATTTGAGGTTAATTATCGACTGTCTTTTTTTCTCTCCCACCAACTTTTTCtttgttgtcttcacaagttATGATTGACAGATTATGGTGATTATCGTCCCTGAACCTCCACCAGCCAccagctgtaacaccccttacccgtattcgacaccggaatagggtacgaggtattaccagaacacatacacttataaacatattaaaccgagttataaaatttcattcaaatttaaactcttcaaatttttaacatgcttttataaatcttcatgttataacttcaaaatactatatttgcaacaaatagggcttctgaggcccaatacatactcatgcaattcaatacttcatttccatttcatttaattcatgattctcatgttcacgattcaattcaatttctcattccaatatacatttcaataccacaataattcatttaattcaaatcatatcatttgcaatttccgtttaattcacgtacagttcaatttcattaagttcaatactaatacatatttatcgtttaacttagcGTCCCCTTTTtgcgtcattttacacttcaagcatgaacttagtatttcatttcctttccactcccgtttcctatgcatatcacacaagatataaacattacactcaaccatagtcgcaagctagttctttttgaagactaattaccacatgataaaccattttaataaagattacaaactttaaaccttaccacccttttatgatcacaagcctATTT from Gossypium raimondii isolate GPD5lz chromosome 1, ASM2569854v1, whole genome shotgun sequence harbors:
- the LOC105785763 gene encoding probable arabinosyltransferase ARAD1 isoform X1, yielding MYGKAAICLSFVILFLISCSIYVGTVDLRSYFFPLLQSPQVPRSLCASGPPLRVYMYDLPRKFHVGMMDRRSFEGPAPVTADNLPPWPSNSGIKKQHSVEYWLMASLLYGGNGNEDREAVRVSDPESAEAFFVPFFSSLSFNTHGHNMTDPETEVDRRLQVELLEFLQKSKYYQRSGGRDHVIPMTHPNAFRFLRQELNASILIVVDFGRYPKTMSSLSKDVVAPYVHVVDSFTDDDALDPYESRTTLLFFRGNTVRKDQGKIRIKLAKILSGIDDVHYEKSVATPKNIIMSTEGMRSSKFCLHPAGDTPSSCRLFDAIVSHCVPVIVSDKIELPYEDEIDYSEFSIFFSMKEALEPGYLVNQLRQFPKDRWVEMWKQLKNISHHFEFQYPPKKEDGVNMLWRQVKRKLPRAQLAIHRSRRLKVPDWWQRRR
- the LOC105785763 gene encoding probable arabinosyltransferase ARAD1 isoform X2, whose amino-acid sequence is MYDLPRKFHVGMMDRRSFEGPAPVTADNLPPWPSNSGIKKQHSVEYWLMASLLYGGNGNEDREAVRVSDPESAEAFFVPFFSSLSFNTHGHNMTDPETEVDRRLQVELLEFLQKSKYYQRSGGRDHVIPMTHPNAFRFLRQELNASILIVVDFGRYPKTMSSLSKDVVAPYVHVVDSFTDDDALDPYESRTTLLFFRGNTVRKDQGKIRIKLAKILSGIDDVHYEKSVATPKNIIMSTEGMRSSKFCLHPAGDTPSSCRLFDAIVSHCVPVIVSDKIELPYEDEIDYSEFSIFFSMKEALEPGYLVNQLRQFPKDRWVEMWKQLKNISHHFEFQYPPKKEDGVNMLWRQVKRKLPRAQLAIHRSRRLKVPDWWQRRR